A region of the Nitrospirota bacterium genome:
CAACCTTTGGAGTTACACTTGCAGCAGAATCGGTATCTCCTGAATCAATATTGCCCTCCAATACCGGTTTACTTGCGGCTAACCTAACCGCCGTTTGAGTCATCTCTTCCTTTGGGTATACATTTATTGTTATTTCATTACCCTGTTTATTCACTTCATATTTTACAGCCCTCTTCAGATCCGCCACAAACCTTACTTTATTGGATGGAGAACTATGAACTCCCATCCTGATTTTTGAAATAAGATTGCTATCTACAACTTTTTCAGAAGGTCCTATTGATGTGTCTGCATCTCTGACATCTACTACAAGTTTGTCTCCCTCAACTATGAATGAATCAACACTAATTTCATTGTCGGCGACGATCTTCAAGCTGTTATTGTCTTTTGTCTCATTAAAAATAAGTTCTCTTACCATATTTAGCTGAGGTTTTACAGACGCTTGTTCAGGAACAGGAACGGGAGTCATAGTTGGAATATCTATTATAAGGACATTTGACTTACTTAAGATCTGTGGTACCGTCTTGTCATCTGAAAGTTTAATATTTAATCTGGCAATCCTGACCGGTGTAGTAGTCTCTACCGGGTCTATTTGAATTACGGATCCCTTGTCAACCTTGATCGTTTTCGTAAATTCACCAAGAGAAACTCCCGGCAAGTCTACAACAAATCTGGGGGGGTCCATTAGGATAAAGGATGTATATTTCAAGGAATTTCCAGTTTCCAGCAGAATTTGTGTACTTGCCTGCAATTCAACGATATCTATTCTTCTGAGTACCGGCACATCAGGAGTTTTGGCATTAATGACGGGTTCTGCGGCTTTAACCTGATCACCCGCTGAAGGGAACACAACAAATAGCAAGGCTATCAGCGCCGCACAAACAGCCCTTTTAAAATTAATTGTCTTCATCTACTGCCTCCTCTTTGGAACGGAGTCCCAATACTGTCATTTTAGCTTTTTTCCTTCCATTGAAATCTGTGAATATCTCCTCTATGGTCACCGCTTCCGCTGAGATCTTCCTGACTACTCCACCCTCTGGACCGACAAGGACCCCTTCCCTGACCAAATATCCCTTACCGTCAGGAGTTTCTATCATAGCAACGAATGATTTTCCTTCCCACATAATCCCTATAACCTTCAACTCTCCTAAACTCCGAAGTTGTAAAGGTGTAAGTCCCGCCACTTTTTTCTCTTTTAACCCCAGTATTAGAGATCTGAAAGGGTCTCTCCTCCCTGAAGGTTTGTAATTATAGGCCGTTTGTCCATCCTCAACTACACCAGTATCTGCCATTTTAACAGCTCCGGAAGCCCCTTGTTTTACTTCCTTAGCTGACCTTGAGACCGGCGCCTGTGACACGGTATTCACCGGCTGCTCTGAGCAACCTGAAAATATTATAAATATGGCAAGTAATATAAACGCCTTCATTTTAATATTGGCAACTTCCAACGCAGTGAAACGCCGCACGACCAGTTCAAATAAGCTCTTCGCAATGGGTACCCCGTTATTTACTATTCCGTTGATGTTATTTCTCCTCTGCCGCAAATGTCGTCGCAATAAATTTATCCTGGATGTAAACAGATTTTCCAACAACCTTGGCTGAATCCATATCCAGACCAGTAATATTAACAATTCTTGGCAGCTTGCTTACCTTGTCAAAAAAGATTCCAAGTGAATGGTAACCACCTGCCACTTCCACACTTACGGGTATTTCTGTATACAGACCTGAAGGATCCTTTTTCCTATCGCCTGGTTTCCACAATTTGACACTTAGTCCGGACTCGATACTTAAATCAGATATCTGTTTGAGCAATCCTGATACCTCTGCCTCTGCCGGAAGCTGTGCCCTCAGTTCATTGAGCTGTGCCTGCAGTTGTGCATTCTCTATCTTAAGTTGATCGAGCCTCCTTAGTTTAACCTCGTTTGTCATTATTTCGCGATTAAGATTCGCAACACTGTTTCCAAGGGCATCAACCTGATCTTTACCTGGCAAAAAAATAAAATAAACAAAACTACCGATTATTATCGCAAAAACAAGCACTATAAGAATTATTTTTTGCGAACGGGGTATATTATCAAGAGCTTCAAAGTTCATTAGTATTATACCGACTCAAGGTTAATGTTAAATATAAGATTAAAATTGTATACAGGGATACCCGAATCGATAACCTGCCTTGACTCTGTTAATTGAACATTCTGGAATATCCTGGATGATTTCAGATTGTTCACATACTTAACAATGTCGTCATTTGTCATCCCGGAGCCCGTAACATTTATCTTTCCATCTTTTTCTTTCAGTGATATTATCCACACCCTTTCAGGCAGCATCATGCTGACCTCGTCCAATACCCGTACCGGCCCCTTCTGGGACTTCTTGAGATTCTGTATAATTGTTATCTTCTGCCCATAAAGTTCTTTATCCTTCTCATAACTTTCAACCTCTTTAACCTTTTCTTTCAATTCAGAAAGTTGTACTTCAAGTGTCTTCTTTTCATTAGCAAGAGAAGATTTGGTGCTGTTCAGCCAGTACCATGTATACCCTTCAATTAATAATACAGCTACGACAGCAATAATTACGAAAATAACGTAGGAAGGCAATCCTAATCTCAGATTTACTGCAGTTCCTTTTGACTTCTTGTTGAGCAAAAGATTTATTCTTATCATCTGTCGTCCATCCTTCTTACCCCCAGGCCAACAGCAACTGCTGCAAACGGGGCAATCATTTTAATATACTCTTTATCAAATGACGGAGGGATGTCAATCATTTTAAATGGATTTATTAACTCAACAGGCAGTTCCAACCGCTCCTGCAGAAATGAGTCCAGGTTAGGTATCTTTGAAGATCCTCCACTTAACAATACTTTATTAATTTTTTCGCTTAACATTGTGGCCTTGAAGTAACCAAATGACCTTGTTATCTCGCTGGTTATTTCCGTTGATACATTCTCTATTATTGAATCAACCTGAAGTGTTTCTGCTCCTTCGACTGATTCTCCCTTCTTGATTTTTTCAGCATCCTCGAAAGAAAGGCCGAGGTCTTTTTGTATAGACTCAGTATATCTGTTACCGCCAATAGAAATATCTCTGGTAAATGCAAACATACCTCCCTGCAGTATATTAATGTTCGTGATGCCAGCGCCTATGTTGACAAGGGCAACAGTATCATTCTCGTTCATTTCATAGTTGATGTTGTACATGTTCTCTATAGCAAAAGCATCTATATCAACTATCGCAGGCGTCAAGCCGGCCTCAATAATTAGAGAGGTATAATCAGCAAGCTTATCTTTTTTTACTGCAGCCAGAAGGACATTCATCTGCAGCTTTCCATCAGGACCCGTAAAAGTACTAAGGATCTGAAAGTCCATATTTACTTCATTAATGTCAAACGGTATATATTGCTCTGCTTCCCATTTAATAGATTCCGATAGTTCATCTTCGGACATCTGCGGCAGAGTTACTCTTTTAACTATAACTGAATGACCGGACACGGAGATTACCGCATCCTTCGTTCGAATGTCATGTGCACTAATGAGATTCTGTAATGTCTCAACACACCTTACTGAATCCATAACAGTGCCATCAACTATTATCTCAGGGGCTAATGCATCAAGTCCAAACTTATTAAGGGTATAACGCCCTTCAGATTCTGTCAATTGAATGACTTTTATGGAGCTGGAACCTATATCTATGCCTATTGTTTCTTTCTTCTTACTGAAAAACATCACTCGATCTCTTTTCTTTAGAAAGAATTATCTGCTTTTCTCTATCAAATACATTATTCTAACTTTGATTCATCTTACTGAAAGATTGTCTCCAACTATGTGTTCAGAGGTTCAAGTATTCATTGAATAGCGGAGACAAAGAGGATTGACCTGAACCCTCAGGTATTAAAACACTTGTAACTATACTTAATAAAATTACTGTAGTCAAGGGTTATTACCTCCCATCCCATCTGCTATAGAGATGATTATCTATAGACAGGGCATCAAGAATACGTCCTACAATAAATTCAACCATGTCTGCTACAGTCTCTGGCTTATTATAGAAGGCCGGCATTGCAGGAATTATGTGAATTCCCATTTCTGAAAGGGCGAGGAGGTTTCTTAGATGAATAGTATTCAAGGGAGTTTCTCTCGGAACGATGATGAGCTTCCTTTTCTCCTTTAATACTACATCGGCAGAACGCCCAACAAGATTAGAAGATAATCCGGATGCAATTGAGGCAACGGTTTTCATTGAGCATGGAACAATAATCATGCCATCGTTTCGAAAAGATCCGCTGGCGATCGGCGCCTTAAGGTTACTTTCTTCATAATAATGAATTGTCCCGTTTGAAACCCCATAATAGTCGCACAATAAAGATTGAATCTTTTCTTCTGAACCCTCCATAACTAATCCAAGCTCATCTTTCAATATCCACCAGGCCTCTTTAGTAACAGTCATGTGAACTGTCAGCCCATTTTTAACCAAATAACTCAGCAGTCGAATTCCATAAACTGCACCACTGGCCCCGGTTATTGCAACTATATACGAAGACATCCCTTAAGCCTTTATCCTTTCAATATCCCTGTGCCGCACAGTAGTGTCATATCCAATCTCCTTAATGTGCCTGTCAAGTGTCTCAGCAATATAGACTGACCTGTGTCGTCCCCCTGTACAGCCAATACCGATGTTTAAATAATATCTTCCTTCCTGCTCATATTGAGACATTAGAAAATCAATAAACTGAAATAATTTTTCGAGAAAAAGTACAGTCCTGGGACTATCATGGAGAAATTCAGCGACCTCTTGATTTTTCCCTGACAATTGATTGAGGTGAGACACAAAATTAGGATTAGGGAGGAACCTTATATCAAACAACAAGTCTACATCATAGGGAACTCCGTATTTGAATCCAAAGGAAATTATATTTACGATTATTTTTTTATTTTTATCTGCTTCATGAAAGTGTCTGAACACCTCATTCTTGAGCTGATGGATATTGAAGTCTGACGTGTCCATAATCAGAGTAGCTCTATCACGCAGCCACTTCAGCATCTCCCTCTCGAGTTTTATCCCGTCTGCTACAGATTTATTCATCGCCAGCGGGTGTGGTCTTCTCGTCTCACTGAATCGCCGTACAAGCATCTCATCACGTGCCTCGAGAAACACGATTTCAATAGGACAACCGTCTGCCATCAACTCTTTCAGAATATTCTCAAAATCAGCAAAAAAGTCACGCTCACGGATATCTATGCCGAGGGCTATTTTCTTTACTTCGGTGCGGGATTGAGTACATAATTCGACAAATTTAGGCAGTAATTGCGGGGGGAGATTATCTATGCAGAAAAAACCAAGGTCTTCAAAACATTTTAGTGCACTGCTCCTTCCTGCACCTGACAGACCACTGATAACTACAACGCGGAGATTATTAAATCTCATATTACTAATTTTCTACGCCTGCTTGCGGAAGGCAACTTTAACTCTTTCCTGTATTTGGCAACAGTCCTTCTCGCAATTTCAATCTGCTGTCCCTTCAGATATTCCATGATCTGCTGATCACTGAAAGGCTTCCGGTGATTTTCATCTGTAATAAGTTTATTAATCATATCCCTGACACTCTTGGACGAACAACTATCGCCGTTACTTGTATTAAGTCCACTGCTGAAAAAGTATTTTAATTCAAATATGCCCTGAGGTGTACAGATATATTTGTTATGCGTCACGCGGCTTACTGTAGATTCATGCATATTAATATCATCTGCTATCTCCCTTAGTGTCAGGGGTTTAAGTTCATTAATCCCCTTTTCCAGAAAATCCTCCTGGCATTTAACAATGCTTTGCGCTACCTTATATATGGTTCTGTTGCGCTGTTCAATGCTTCTTATCATCCATACGGCAGATCGGAACTTTTCTTCAAGATAGCCCTTGGCATCATCAGCGATTTCATTCCCGCCCTTGAGCATTCGCCTGTAAGTTGGATTGAGTTTAAGCCTCGGAATGCCATCGTCATTCAACAAAACCACATATTCCCCCTCGTGTTTAACAACATAGACATCGGGAATTATAGCAACATTGTCAGATGAATAGAACAATCTCCCAGGTTTCGGTTCAAGCCTCTCAATAACCTTAAGGGCATGAGCCAGATCTTCCATAGAAATACCAAGTTTTCGTGCAATAACGTGAAACCGCTTCCTCTCAAAATCAGCAAGATGTTCCGAGATAATGGTCTCAACAATTGTCCCCTTAACACCAAGCAGAGATAACTGGATAAGAAGACACTCCCTCAAGTCCCTTGCAGCAATACCTGCAGGATCAAACTGCTGGATCAACTTTAATGCCTCAAGGGCTTTATCCCTGGACCCGCCATTTGTTGCTGCAATCTCTTCAATAGTAGATTGAAGGTAACCATTATCATCAAGGTTTCCTATGATAATTTCCCCTGCTTTTATGATTTCATCATCAGATGTGGCAAGGTTCAGTTGCCATGACAAGTGTTCAGAAAGAGATGACGGTCTTGTTAACATCTGGTCATATGTCATCCCCTCATCATCATTATCCTTATAATATCCAGCCTCTTTATTATCATAACCGTCATCAGACAAATATTCCCCCCACTTCATGGTTTCCCCATCCAGTGGTGAAATAGCTCCGCCTTCGTCTTCCCTGGTGGTAGCTTGTTCAGAGGCCGTTACAGTCTTGTATGTCTCATCCTCATCTGTTTCTGTAGTTTCAACCGGCGTCTCATCAAGAAATGGATTTTCAAGGAGGGCTTGATAAACAGTCTGTTCCAACTCAAGTTTTGACAACTGAAGTAATTTTATTGCTTGCTGAAGCTGAGGGGTCATAATAAGCTTCTGGGTAAGTCTCATGTCTAGTTTTGTATCCATCTCGTCCCCTCCTGATGTTGATTTCTAAACTAACAACGAATTATCCTGCTGTAATCAGTTAACGACACTCTCGCTTTCAAGCTTAAACTTCTCACCCAAATATTTGGCTTTAACTTCCACACTCGAAGCAATATCATGTGGAGTGCCGGATTTAAGTATTACACCGTCATTTAATATATAGACCCTGTCACAGACTTCAAGTGTATTTTGAACATTATGGTCCGTGATCAGGATACCAATATTCTTGTTTTTTAATTGTCTGATTATTTGCTGCAGATCAATGATTGATATGGGATCTATACCGGCAAAAGGTTCGTCAAGAAATATAAAGGAAGGGGAAGATGCCAGGGCACGGGCTATTTCAACGCGTCTTCTCTCACCACCTGACAGTGTATTAGCCGTCTGCCCAGCCAGGGAAGTGATGTTAAGTTCTTTCATCAGGCGGCTTAGCGAGTTACTTCGCTCATATGATGACATTGTCTGAAACTCGAGGATTGCCATAATATTTTCTTCTACTGTCAGCTTTCTGAATATTGACGGTTCTTGTGGGAGATAACATAACCCAAGCCTTGCCCGTTTATATGTGGGAAGATGGGTTATTTCCATATCACCAAGGAAAATACGGCCTTTAGAAGGTTTTAATATCCCGATGATGATTGAAAATATTGTTGTCTTTCCAGCCCCGTTAGGACCCAGGACTCCAACTACCTCTCCCTGATTCACGGTTATGCTTACGCTGTTTACTACTTTTCGGTTTTTATAGACCTTCTCTACATTCTCGACCTTTAACATAGTCATATATTTTCTCTACTTAGGATGTATTATTGCCTCTCCTCCTTCAATTACTACCCTATCTTCCAAAATAAACACTGTAATTTTCTCACCCTTCAACTTATCCAGCCCTTCCTGTATTGTGGGTGACCCGGTAAAAACCATCATCTCACCTTTCTTGGAATAGACAACCATGTTTGCATAAACAGTCCTGTCACCATGCATAAACTTAATATTACCTGTAGCAGTTATAGTAGACAGAGATCTCTTACTATCCACTCCATCCATTAGTTTTTTTTCACTTTCCAAGACCGTTTCAAATACAACATCTACAACATCAGCTTTCAGGGTCATTGTATCCTGTTCGACAATAACATTACCTTCGAAC
Encoded here:
- a CDS encoding pilus assembly protein PilP, with the translated sequence MRRHLRQRRNNINGIVNNGVPIAKSLFELVVRRFTALEVANIKMKAFILLAIFIIFSGCSEQPVNTVSQAPVSRSAKEVKQGASGAVKMADTGVVEDGQTAYNYKPSGRRDPFRSLILGLKEKKVAGLTPLQLRSLGELKVIGIMWEGKSFVAMIETPDGKGYLVREGVLVGPEGGVVRKISAEAVTIEEIFTDFNGRKKAKMTVLGLRSKEEAVDEDN
- the pilO gene encoding type 4a pilus biogenesis protein PilO produces the protein MNFEALDNIPRSQKIILIVLVFAIIIGSFVYFIFLPGKDQVDALGNSVANLNREIMTNEVKLRRLDQLKIENAQLQAQLNELRAQLPAEAEVSGLLKQISDLSIESGLSVKLWKPGDRKKDPSGLYTEIPVSVEVAGGYHSLGIFFDKVSKLPRIVNITGLDMDSAKVVGKSVYIQDKFIATTFAAEEK
- a CDS encoding PilN domain-containing protein; amino-acid sequence: MIRINLLLNKKSKGTAVNLRLGLPSYVIFVIIAVVAVLLIEGYTWYWLNSTKSSLANEKKTLEVQLSELKEKVKEVESYEKDKELYGQKITIIQNLKKSQKGPVRVLDEVSMMLPERVWIISLKEKDGKINVTGSGMTNDDIVKYVNNLKSSRIFQNVQLTESRQVIDSGIPVYNFNLIFNINLESV
- the pilM gene encoding type IV pilus assembly protein PilM, whose amino-acid sequence is MFFSKKKETIGIDIGSSSIKVIQLTESEGRYTLNKFGLDALAPEIIVDGTVMDSVRCVETLQNLISAHDIRTKDAVISVSGHSVIVKRVTLPQMSEDELSESIKWEAEQYIPFDINEVNMDFQILSTFTGPDGKLQMNVLLAAVKKDKLADYTSLIIEAGLTPAIVDIDAFAIENMYNINYEMNENDTVALVNIGAGITNINILQGGMFAFTRDISIGGNRYTESIQKDLGLSFEDAEKIKKGESVEGAETLQVDSIIENVSTEITSEITRSFGYFKATMLSEKINKVLLSGGSSKIPNLDSFLQERLELPVELINPFKMIDIPPSFDKEYIKMIAPFAAVAVGLGVRRMDDR
- a CDS encoding UbiX family flavin prenyltransferase, with protein sequence MSSYIVAITGASGAVYGIRLLSYLVKNGLTVHMTVTKEAWWILKDELGLVMEGSEEKIQSLLCDYYGVSNGTIHYYEESNLKAPIASGSFRNDGMIIVPCSMKTVASIASGLSSNLVGRSADVVLKEKRKLIIVPRETPLNTIHLRNLLALSEMGIHIIPAMPAFYNKPETVADMVEFIVGRILDALSIDNHLYSRWDGR
- the rapZ gene encoding RNase adapter RapZ — protein: MRFNNLRVVVISGLSGAGRSSALKCFEDLGFFCIDNLPPQLLPKFVELCTQSRTEVKKIALGIDIRERDFFADFENILKELMADGCPIEIVFLEARDEMLVRRFSETRRPHPLAMNKSVADGIKLEREMLKWLRDRATLIMDTSDFNIHQLKNEVFRHFHEADKNKKIIVNIISFGFKYGVPYDVDLLFDIRFLPNPNFVSHLNQLSGKNQEVAEFLHDSPRTVLFLEKLFQFIDFLMSQYEQEGRYYLNIGIGCTGGRHRSVYIAETLDRHIKEIGYDTTVRHRDIERIKA
- the rpoN gene encoding RNA polymerase factor sigma-54, translated to MDTKLDMRLTQKLIMTPQLQQAIKLLQLSKLELEQTVYQALLENPFLDETPVETTETDEDETYKTVTASEQATTREDEGGAISPLDGETMKWGEYLSDDGYDNKEAGYYKDNDDEGMTYDQMLTRPSSLSEHLSWQLNLATSDDEIIKAGEIIIGNLDDNGYLQSTIEEIAATNGGSRDKALEALKLIQQFDPAGIAARDLRECLLIQLSLLGVKGTIVETIISEHLADFERKRFHVIARKLGISMEDLAHALKVIERLEPKPGRLFYSSDNVAIIPDVYVVKHEGEYVVLLNDDGIPRLKLNPTYRRMLKGGNEIADDAKGYLEEKFRSAVWMIRSIEQRNRTIYKVAQSIVKCQEDFLEKGINELKPLTLREIADDINMHESTVSRVTHNKYICTPQGIFELKYFFSSGLNTSNGDSCSSKSVRDMINKLITDENHRKPFSDQQIMEYLKGQQIEIARRTVAKYRKELKLPSASRRRKLVI
- the lptB gene encoding LPS export ABC transporter ATP-binding protein, with translation MTMLKVENVEKVYKNRKVVNSVSITVNQGEVVGVLGPNGAGKTTIFSIIIGILKPSKGRIFLGDMEITHLPTYKRARLGLCYLPQEPSIFRKLTVEENIMAILEFQTMSSYERSNSLSRLMKELNITSLAGQTANTLSGGERRRVEIARALASSPSFIFLDEPFAGIDPISIIDLQQIIRQLKNKNIGILITDHNVQNTLEVCDRVYILNDGVILKSGTPHDIASSVEVKAKYLGEKFKLESESVVN